Proteins encoded together in one Erinaceus europaeus chromosome 11, mEriEur2.1, whole genome shotgun sequence window:
- the LOC103124094 gene encoding phospholipase A2, membrane associated-like has protein sequence MKVVLLLAVIMAFGLLQAHGNLLDFHKMIKKATGKEAASSYGFYGCYCGWKGRGTPKDATDRCCAAHDCCYHKLEKQGCKTKSLKYKADYRGNQIICEKQGSSCSVQVCECDRVAALCFARNLSTYNKKYQFYNNLLCKGKGPQC, from the exons ATGAAGGTCGTCCTGCTGCTGGCCGTGATCATGGCCTTTG GCCTGCTGCAGGCCCACGGGAATCTGTTGGACTTCCATAAAATGATCAAGAAGGCCACAGGGAAGGAAGCTGCATCTAGCTATGGGTTCTACGGCTGCTACTGTGGGTGGAAAGGCCGAGGAACCCCCAAGGATGCGACAGACCG GTGCTGTGCTGCACATGACTGCTGCTATCACAAGCTGGAGAAACAGGGTTGTAAGACGAAGTCCCTGAAGTACAAGGCTGATTACCGTGGGAATCAAATCATCTGTG AGAAACAGGGCTCCTCCTGCAGTGTTcaggtgtgtgagtgtgacagAGTCGCGGCCCTCTGTTTCGCGAGAAACCTGAGCACCTACAATAAGAAATACCAGTTCTACAACAACCTTCTGTGCAAGGGGAAAGGCCCCCAGTGCTGA